Proteins found in one Gemmatimonadota bacterium genomic segment:
- a CDS encoding helix-turn-helix transcriptional regulator has translation MTVLTHRKHKRDNRAGFGRSQLIKNERQYLITKAQFSRFVRTLEGLSEEVGVHPLILKAQNDAVRSQLCDLEADLREYESLKAGEFKLDQLKTVKEIPTMLIKARIAQGLSQKNLAERLGLREQQIQRYEATDYASARLSRIREVAGALGVGD, from the coding sequence ATGACTGTTCTAACTCACAGGAAACATAAAAGGGATAATCGCGCTGGATTTGGGAGATCTCAATTGATTAAGAACGAGAGACAATATCTAATCACCAAAGCACAGTTCTCGCGATTCGTACGTACCTTGGAAGGCCTGAGCGAAGAGGTGGGGGTACATCCGCTGATCCTGAAGGCGCAGAATGATGCGGTGCGTAGCCAGCTTTGCGATTTGGAAGCAGACTTACGCGAATATGAATCATTGAAGGCAGGCGAATTCAAGTTGGATCAGCTTAAAACCGTCAAAGAGATACCGACCATGCTGATCAAAGCGAGAATCGCCCAGGGTTTGAGTCAGAAAAACTTGGCAGAGCGTCTCGGATTGAGAGAGCAGCAAATACAGCGGTACGAGGCGACTGACTATGCTTCCGCACGTCTGTCTCGAATAAGGGAAGTTGCTGGAGCGCTGGGTGTAGGTGACTAA
- a CDS encoding DUF58 domain-containing protein codes for MIPRQILQKIRQIEIRTKHLVNDVFSGEYHSVFKGRGMEFAEVREYEPGDEIRSIDWNVTARLGRPYIKRFIEERELTVILMADVSASGHFGTVNQMKSEITAEICALLAFAAIQNNDRVGLLMFTDQIEKFIPPKKGRTHILRVIREVLYTQPGHTGTDLTQALEYLNRLLTRRSIVFILSDFLTEDYMKPLRVASKRHDVVAVTITDPRELSLPGVGLIELQDAETGEEVLVDTGDASWRRQYAEYNEALREARDQQFRVTGVDAIHIRTDEPYIDPLLQFFKLRERKFAR; via the coding sequence TTGATACCCAGGCAGATCCTCCAGAAGATCCGGCAGATCGAGATCCGGACCAAGCATCTCGTGAACGACGTGTTCAGCGGCGAGTACCACAGCGTCTTCAAGGGACGCGGTATGGAGTTCGCCGAGGTGCGAGAATACGAACCGGGCGACGAGATCCGGTCGATCGACTGGAACGTAACCGCCCGCCTGGGACGTCCCTATATCAAGCGCTTCATCGAGGAACGGGAGCTGACGGTCATTCTCATGGCCGACGTCAGCGCATCGGGCCACTTCGGCACGGTGAACCAGATGAAGAGCGAGATCACCGCGGAGATTTGCGCGCTGCTGGCCTTCGCGGCGATCCAGAACAATGACCGCGTCGGCCTGCTCATGTTCACCGACCAGATCGAGAAGTTCATCCCGCCGAAGAAGGGACGGACCCACATCCTGCGGGTGATCCGGGAAGTGCTTTACACACAGCCCGGTCACACCGGCACCGACCTGACGCAGGCGCTCGAATACCTGAACCGGTTGCTGACGCGCCGGAGCATCGTTTTCATCCTGTCCGATTTCCTGACAGAGGACTACATGAAGCCTCTGCGCGTGGCCAGCAAGCGGCACGACGTGGTCGCCGTCACGATCACGGACCCGAGGGAACTCAGCCTGCCCGGCGTCGGCCTGATCGAATTGCAGGACGCGGAGACGGGCGAAGAGGTGCTCGTCGACACCGGCGACGCCAGTTGGCGCAGGCAGTATGCCGAATACAACGAAGCCCTCCGCGAGGCGCGCGACCAGCAGTTCCGGGTGACCGGAGTAGACGCCATCCACATCCGCACGGACGAGCCCTACATCGATCCGCTGCTGCAGTTCTTCAAGCTGCGCGAACGCAAATTCGCGCGGTGA
- a CDS encoding Gfo/Idh/MocA family oxidoreductase, with product MTDRPVRVAVYGTGRFAQATHLPNLSRIDGVEIAALCDINEDALRETAAQFGVARTYTDAHAMLEAEDLNALWSIVPAFARTDVEIAAAERGIQLFSEKPQALDMALAKRIDAAVRKGGVISTVGFRERYRPIFQEARRLLQDKRVVHVRFQQIAHNPKPAAVPPTAWSHQVEKGGVRFFDWGVHATDYTRFMTGQDVLKAQAFLYHPEEYHTPLSSSFHYQLSEGATATLTFIESDPTGPGEEPYFKIYFDGGRLGVFGYERIEVNDEVVYEADPFDPWLAQDQAFVEAVRSNDPNLLQSDYHDGLRSLAPILAGWDSARRDGVLVDVERFIEEA from the coding sequence ATGACCGACAGACCCGTACGCGTGGCCGTCTACGGAACCGGCCGGTTCGCGCAGGCCACCCACCTGCCCAACCTGAGCCGGATCGACGGCGTCGAGATTGCGGCGCTGTGCGATATCAACGAAGACGCGCTGCGTGAAACGGCTGCGCAGTTCGGGGTTGCCCGTACCTACACGGACGCCCACGCGATGCTGGAGGCCGAAGACCTCAATGCCCTCTGGTCCATCGTGCCGGCCTTCGCCCGCACCGATGTGGAAATCGCCGCGGCCGAAAGAGGTATCCAGCTCTTCAGCGAGAAGCCCCAGGCCCTGGACATGGCCCTGGCGAAGCGGATCGACGCGGCGGTGCGGAAGGGCGGCGTCATCAGTACGGTAGGCTTCCGGGAACGGTACCGCCCCATCTTCCAGGAAGCCCGGCGGCTGCTCCAGGACAAGCGCGTAGTGCACGTCCGCTTCCAGCAGATCGCGCATAACCCGAAACCGGCCGCCGTTCCCCCCACCGCATGGTCGCACCAGGTGGAGAAAGGCGGCGTCCGTTTCTTCGACTGGGGCGTGCATGCCACGGACTACACCCGGTTCATGACCGGCCAGGACGTCCTCAAGGCCCAGGCCTTCCTGTACCATCCGGAGGAATACCATACGCCGCTCTCTTCGTCCTTTCATTACCAGTTGTCGGAAGGCGCCACGGCGACGCTGACCTTCATCGAATCAGATCCGACCGGACCGGGCGAGGAGCCCTATTTCAAGATCTACTTCGACGGCGGGAGGCTGGGGGTCTTCGGATATGAACGGATCGAGGTGAATGACGAGGTCGTCTACGAGGCCGATCCCTTCGACCCGTGGCTTGCCCAGGACCAGGCCTTCGTCGAGGCGGTCCGGTCGAACGATCCGAATCTGCTTCAGAGCGATTACCACGACGGGCTCAGATCGCTCGCACCTATCCTGGCCGGATGGGATTCGGCACGCCGGGACGGGGTCCTCGTGGATGTGGAACGGTTTATTGAGGAGGCGTGA
- a CDS encoding N-acetyltransferase — MQWSRTAMNKADTSLTPASNGSDIVIRPAVIGDVPEIMEILQPYIEEDILLPVSVYRLFEHIRYFVVGERDGQVIGCGSLVIVWHDLAEVRSLAVRRGCRGGGVGGRIVDELIAEAEELGVARVFALTYETSFFGRHGFEVVDRDTLPHKVWKDCTTCARFTHCDEIAVARTLIPEDQRKPEPALPDMQQDPTLIMPSPAPQ; from the coding sequence ATGCAATGGAGCAGAACGGCCATGAACAAAGCTGACACGTCTTTGACGCCAGCCTCGAACGGAAGCGACATCGTCATCCGTCCGGCCGTGATCGGGGACGTCCCCGAGATCATGGAGATTCTCCAACCCTATATCGAGGAGGACATCCTCCTTCCGGTATCGGTCTACCGCTTGTTCGAGCACATCAGGTACTTCGTCGTGGGCGAGCGGGACGGCCAGGTGATAGGCTGCGGTTCCCTCGTGATCGTGTGGCACGACCTGGCCGAGGTGCGGTCCCTGGCCGTCCGGAGAGGATGCCGGGGCGGCGGCGTCGGCGGGCGCATCGTCGATGAACTGATCGCGGAGGCCGAGGAACTGGGCGTCGCCCGGGTCTTCGCCCTGACCTACGAGACCAGCTTCTTCGGCCGTCACGGGTTCGAGGTGGTCGACCGCGATACCCTCCCGCACAAGGTATGGAAGGACTGTACCACCTGCGCCCGATTCACCCACTGCGACGAGATCGCGGTAGCCCGGACGCTGATCCCCGAAGACCAGCGGAAACCGGAACCCGCCCTGCCGGATATGCAGCAGGACCCCACGCTGATCATGCCTTCTCCCGCTCCTCAGTAA
- the argH gene encoding argininosuccinate lyase gives MNDSRDEALKRLMDDFHASIDADRRLFRVDIRGSIAYARGLVRIGVLTADEGRVIEEALGEIEGEIESGAYALTRDLEDIHMAVEKRLIEKVGPVGGKLHTGRSRNDQNATDERLYLREVVDDVSGWIRDCQAALLGLAERTLDVVFPGYTHLQQAQPIRFAHYALSLLFGLQRDRERLADCRKRINVMPLGAGAMAGSAFPIDRTFLADELGFDGISPNSIDAVSDRDYNVEFLAACTTLMIRISRACEDLVIWSSTEFGYVTQHPRLATGSSIMPQKKNPDAAELLRGKTGRVVGSLVSLVTMLKGLPHTYNKDMQDEKEPLFDAIDTVTVALTVFTAIWETLEVRCDRVEENMDDAMLATDLADYLTRCGVPFREGHGIVAALVDEAMNRGCSLRDLPIELYQHYSEHFDEAVIAGLRFDDSADKRALPGGTGKDSVLRQLEQAREIIARG, from the coding sequence ATGAACGACAGCCGGGACGAAGCACTCAAACGACTCATGGATGATTTCCACGCGTCCATCGACGCGGACCGCCGCCTGTTCCGCGTGGACATCAGGGGCAGCATCGCCTATGCCCGTGGGCTCGTGCGCATCGGCGTGCTCACCGCCGATGAGGGCAGGGTAATCGAAGAGGCACTGGGCGAGATCGAAGGCGAAATCGAAAGCGGCGCCTATGCGCTGACCCGGGACCTGGAAGACATCCACATGGCCGTGGAGAAACGCCTGATCGAGAAAGTGGGTCCCGTGGGCGGAAAGCTGCACACGGGCCGGAGCCGGAACGACCAGAACGCCACGGACGAGCGACTGTATCTCCGCGAGGTGGTGGACGACGTCTCCGGGTGGATCCGGGATTGCCAGGCAGCGCTGCTGGGGCTGGCCGAGCGTACCTTGGATGTCGTCTTCCCGGGGTATACCCACCTGCAGCAGGCGCAGCCGATCCGGTTCGCCCACTACGCCCTTTCGCTCCTGTTCGGGCTCCAGCGGGACCGGGAGCGTCTGGCGGACTGCCGGAAGCGGATCAACGTCATGCCCCTCGGCGCCGGGGCGATGGCGGGCAGCGCCTTCCCGATCGACCGCACGTTCCTGGCCGATGAACTGGGTTTCGACGGCATCTCGCCCAACAGTATCGACGCGGTGAGCGACCGCGATTACAACGTTGAGTTCCTCGCCGCCTGCACGACACTGATGATCCGTATCAGCCGGGCCTGCGAGGACCTGGTCATCTGGTCGTCCACGGAATTCGGGTACGTCACGCAGCATCCCCGGCTGGCCACGGGCAGCAGCATCATGCCGCAGAAGAAGAACCCGGACGCCGCCGAATTGCTGCGGGGCAAGACCGGACGCGTCGTGGGCAGCCTGGTCTCCCTCGTTACCATGCTCAAGGGCCTGCCCCACACGTACAACAAGGACATGCAGGATGAAAAGGAACCCCTTTTCGATGCGATCGACACGGTGACCGTCGCGCTGACGGTCTTCACGGCGATCTGGGAGACGCTGGAGGTAAGATGCGATCGGGTTGAAGAAAACATGGACGACGCCATGCTGGCCACGGACCTGGCGGACTACCTGACCCGGTGCGGCGTGCCGTTCAGGGAAGGACACGGCATCGTGGCCGCCCTCGTGGACGAGGCCATGAACCGTGGCTGCAGCCTGCGGGACCTGCCGATCGAGCTGTATCAGCATTATTCGGAACATTTCGACGAAGCCGTGATCGCCGGGCTCAGGTTCGACGACAGCGCCGACAAGCGCGCCTTGCCCGGCGGCACCGGTAAGGACTCCGTGCTGCGCCAGCTTGAACAGGCCCGCGAGATCATCGCGCGAGGTTAA
- a CDS encoding zinc ribbon domain-containing protein yields MPTYQYRCNECRHEFSEFQSITADPLSTCPECGGAVKRLISGGAGFLFKGDGFYTTDYRSENYKQAEKADRESSSSKSDGGSDGSKSDGAKSDGSKSDGGSSDASGSGDTSKTEASSKTDSSSGQPGSN; encoded by the coding sequence ATGCCTACCTATCAGTACCGTTGCAACGAATGCAGACACGAGTTTTCCGAATTCCAGTCGATCACGGCGGATCCCCTTTCCACCTGTCCGGAATGCGGCGGCGCCGTGAAGCGCCTCATCAGCGGCGGGGCGGGCTTCCTGTTCAAGGGCGATGGATTCTATACCACGGACTACCGGAGCGAGAACTACAAGCAGGCCGAGAAGGCCGACCGGGAGTCTTCCTCGTCCAAGTCGGACGGCGGGTCCGACGGGTCTAAATCCGACGGCGCCAAGTCCGACGGGTCCAAGTCCGACGGCGGGTCCTCCGATGCGTCGGGTTCCGGGGACACATCGAAAACCGAAGCCTCCTCGAAGACCGATTCCTCTTCCGGCCAGCCTGGCTCCAACTGA
- a CDS encoding Ldh family oxidoreductase — protein sequence MPVVPFDKLNSLSRAIFEATGIPAEDAHILADHLTTSNLLGHDSHGVWFMPRYVPSLQEDYRPWEDHIVVADRLGFAQIDGNGANGIVAVTKALSLAVEKARSATIGMIALRNVSHIGRLGDFPPRIAEQGMIGMVGLNGGGEFVAPYGSADRRLRPEPIAFAVPREKGPPLMLDMTLSVVAGGKVEQKIERGEPMPDGWLIDQQGRYVNDGSRYHAEPDQVAVLPLGGLQFGHKGHGLAMMIEMIIGPLSNAGCTGGKGGGGILIAALDIGAFMDPADYKAEIEAHVAYVGSAKPLPGFDRVYAPGEIEEDVRRQRLAEGIYIPDKTWNTITETAAGLGVEMPTV from the coding sequence ATGCCCGTAGTGCCCTTCGACAAGCTCAACAGCCTCAGCCGCGCGATCTTCGAGGCGACCGGCATCCCGGCGGAAGACGCCCACATCCTCGCCGATCACCTGACGACCAGCAACCTGCTCGGGCACGATTCCCACGGCGTGTGGTTCATGCCCCGATACGTCCCGTCCCTCCAGGAAGATTACAGGCCATGGGAAGATCATATCGTGGTGGCGGACCGGCTCGGATTCGCGCAGATCGACGGGAACGGCGCCAACGGCATCGTGGCGGTGACGAAGGCCCTGTCCCTGGCGGTGGAAAAGGCGCGCAGCGCCACGATCGGCATGATCGCCCTGCGGAACGTCTCCCACATCGGCCGGTTGGGCGACTTCCCCCCGCGAATTGCTGAACAGGGCATGATCGGCATGGTGGGCCTCAACGGCGGCGGAGAATTCGTGGCGCCCTACGGTAGCGCCGACCGGCGCCTGCGGCCTGAGCCCATCGCCTTCGCCGTGCCCCGGGAGAAGGGTCCGCCCCTCATGCTGGACATGACGCTCAGCGTGGTCGCGGGCGGCAAGGTGGAGCAGAAGATCGAGCGCGGCGAGCCCATGCCGGACGGCTGGCTGATCGACCAGCAGGGCCGCTACGTGAACGACGGCAGCCGGTACCACGCCGAGCCGGACCAGGTGGCCGTTCTGCCCCTGGGCGGTCTGCAGTTCGGCCACAAGGGGCACGGCCTGGCCATGATGATCGAGATGATCATCGGCCCCCTGTCGAACGCCGGATGTACGGGCGGCAAGGGCGGCGGCGGGATCCTGATCGCCGCATTGGACATCGGAGCCTTCATGGACCCGGCCGACTACAAGGCGGAAATCGAAGCCCACGTCGCCTACGTGGGTTCGGCGAAACCCCTGCCGGGATTCGACAGGGTCTACGCACCGGGCGAAATCGAGGAGGACGTCCGGCGACAACGGCTTGCCGAGGGCATCTACATCCCGGACAAGACCTGGAACACGATCACGGAAACCGCGGCTGGCCTTGGCGTGGAAATGCCGACTGTGTAG
- a CDS encoding nucleotidyltransferase domain-containing protein produces the protein MTEAANQLGWWLRLPPTNLIDRGDHVRFRYALYLIIHQAATVLYGMNGLPETMYYPSRLEGARNRLNGLSRAPENAGDALWTLATERVPEKAWAAASRLMRDTLVLLHESGGDHGTLDQDIEEGSFKPDQSRDPGELYALAAEIVERIRLLEGTSAVALGGSLGRGYADRQSDIDLLVFGPGIPREADRRRLISAWPDMRHGPLIEPACDSVVLDGAMVHIRYWTRQTVEDMLKVFPRPPEQRILAEELQCCHALVDPDGRLRVWQNVLEKLPAELVKAVIGEAQDRLPLFRNQWRTAQGADDRVHLYCLANQAVNDLLIALYIRNGRFLSTPRWVHKEIGVFDTLPVDLGANLSRLVDGIIDREDMVARWTVLEGLWDWPEYLHTTVE, from the coding sequence ATGACGGAAGCAGCGAACCAGCTCGGATGGTGGCTGCGGCTTCCCCCGACCAACCTGATAGATCGCGGCGATCACGTACGTTTCCGCTACGCCCTCTACCTGATCATCCACCAGGCCGCCACAGTGCTCTACGGGATGAACGGCCTGCCGGAGACCATGTATTATCCGTCGCGGCTCGAAGGTGCGCGAAACCGGCTGAACGGGTTGTCACGGGCGCCGGAAAACGCCGGCGATGCCCTGTGGACGCTGGCGACCGAACGGGTACCTGAAAAGGCGTGGGCAGCCGCGTCCCGGCTGATGCGGGATACCCTGGTGTTGCTGCACGAATCCGGTGGCGATCATGGCACGTTGGACCAGGATATCGAGGAAGGGTCCTTCAAGCCGGATCAATCCCGGGATCCTGGTGAGCTGTACGCCCTGGCCGCCGAAATCGTGGAGAGGATCCGGCTGCTCGAGGGAACGAGCGCCGTAGCGCTGGGTGGATCCCTGGGAAGAGGTTACGCCGACCGCCAGTCGGACATCGACCTGCTCGTGTTCGGGCCGGGCATTCCCCGGGAGGCCGATCGCCGCCGGTTGATCTCGGCGTGGCCGGACATGCGGCACGGTCCCCTGATTGAGCCGGCATGTGACAGCGTGGTGCTTGACGGGGCGATGGTCCACATCCGTTACTGGACCCGGCAGACCGTGGAAGATATGCTGAAGGTGTTTCCCAGGCCGCCCGAGCAGCGGATTCTCGCCGAAGAGTTGCAGTGCTGCCATGCGCTGGTCGATCCGGATGGTCGGCTGAGGGTGTGGCAGAATGTATTGGAAAAGTTACCCGCTGAATTGGTTAAAGCGGTGATCGGTGAAGCACAGGATCGGCTGCCCCTGTTTCGGAACCAGTGGCGAACGGCACAGGGCGCTGACGACCGGGTCCACCTTTACTGTCTGGCCAACCAGGCCGTGAACGATTTGCTGATCGCGCTGTACATAAGGAATGGACGGTTTCTGAGTACGCCGCGATGGGTCCACAAAGAGATCGGAGTGTTTGATACCTTGCCAGTGGACCTGGGGGCGAATCTCTCTCGGCTCGTAGATGGGATCATCGACAGGGAAGATATGGTGGCCAGATGGACGGTACTGGAGGGTCTGTGGGACTGGCCTGAATACCTGCACACCACAGTGGAGTGA
- a CDS encoding MoxR family ATPase, with translation MTTDNAHTPDDIKVIHDRIYEQSVFVDRLISEIGKVIVGQQYMIERLLIGLLTNGHILLEGVPGLAKTLAVRTLASTVSARFQRIQFTPDLLPADLTGTMIYQAGSGEFIAKKGPIFAHLILADEINRAPAKVQSALLEAMQEHQVTIGDETFPLEDPFLVLATQNPIEQEGTYPLPEAQVDRFMLKLTTTYPRKEEELEILNRMTSGEPAEVDQVVSLEDIVRARSIINRVYMDDKIKQYIVDLVFATRNPEEYGELAEIRDLVEYGASPRATIYLATAARAHAFLRRRGYVTPEDVKSIGMDVMRHRVIVTYEAEAEDMTSEQILQRVFDCVEIP, from the coding sequence ATGACCACAGACAACGCGCATACACCGGACGACATCAAGGTCATCCACGACCGCATCTACGAGCAGAGCGTCTTCGTCGACCGGCTGATCTCGGAAATCGGCAAGGTGATCGTCGGCCAGCAGTACATGATCGAACGCCTCCTGATCGGCCTGCTGACCAACGGGCACATATTGCTCGAAGGCGTGCCGGGCCTGGCCAAGACCCTGGCCGTGCGCACCCTGGCGTCGACGGTCTCGGCCCGGTTCCAGCGCATCCAGTTCACGCCGGACCTGCTCCCCGCCGATCTCACGGGCACCATGATCTACCAGGCGGGCAGTGGGGAGTTCATCGCCAAGAAGGGTCCGATTTTCGCCCATCTCATCCTGGCGGACGAGATCAACCGGGCGCCCGCGAAAGTGCAGAGCGCCCTGCTGGAAGCCATGCAGGAACACCAGGTCACCATCGGAGACGAGACTTTTCCGCTGGAGGACCCCTTCCTGGTACTCGCCACGCAGAACCCCATCGAGCAGGAAGGGACCTATCCCCTTCCGGAGGCCCAGGTCGACCGCTTCATGCTCAAGCTGACGACGACCTATCCCCGCAAGGAAGAGGAGCTTGAGATCCTGAATCGCATGACTTCCGGCGAACCGGCGGAAGTGGACCAGGTCGTTTCGCTGGAGGATATCGTCCGGGCGAGATCAATCATCAACCGGGTCTACATGGACGACAAGATCAAGCAGTACATCGTCGACCTCGTCTTTGCGACCCGAAACCCTGAAGAATACGGCGAACTCGCCGAAATCCGCGACCTGGTGGAATACGGCGCTTCGCCCCGGGCGACGATCTACCTGGCGACGGCCGCGCGCGCGCACGCCTTCCTGCGCCGCAGGGGCTACGTGACGCCCGAGGACGTGAAGTCGATCGGGATGGACGTGATGCGCCACCGCGTCATCGTCACTTACGAAGCCGAGGCCGAGGACATGACCTCGGAACAGATTCTTCAGCGCGTCTTCGACTGCGTAGAGATCCCTTGA
- a CDS encoding co-chaperone GroES, giving the protein MNVQPLGDRVLVKRLEEEEVQRGGIIIPDTAKEKPQQGEVVAAGPGRVGDNGDRVSLEVKVGDKILFGKYSGTEVNLDDSEYLMMREEDILGIVS; this is encoded by the coding sequence ATGAACGTACAACCTTTGGGCGACCGAGTCCTGGTCAAGCGCCTCGAGGAAGAAGAGGTACAGCGCGGCGGCATCATCATTCCCGATACGGCCAAGGAAAAGCCGCAGCAGGGCGAAGTCGTGGCGGCCGGTCCGGGGCGCGTCGGCGACAACGGCGACCGCGTGTCGCTGGAAGTCAAGGTCGGCGACAAGATCCTCTTTGGCAAGTACTCCGGCACGGAAGTCAATCTGGATGATTCCGAATACCTCATGATGCGGGAAGAGGACATCCTGGGTATCGTGTCGTAG
- the groL gene encoding chaperonin GroEL, giving the protein MAKQLKFRDEARRSVLSGVETLAKAVKVTLGPKGRNVVLDKKFGSPTVTKDGVSVAKEIELQDPYENMGAQMVKEVASKTSDIAGDGTTTATVLAEAIYREGLKNVTAGHNPMALKRGIEKAVAAVVDEIEGISQPTAGKTEIAQVATISANNDPEIGDLIANAMEKVGKDGVITVEEAKSMDTMLDVVEGMQFDKGYISPYFVTDSERMECSLEDPYILIHEKKISAMKDLLPILEKVVQQGKSMLIIAEDVEGEALATLVVNKLRGTMRISAVKAPGFGDRRKAMLEDIAILTGGRVITEDIGIKLENVTFEDLGQAKRVVIDKDESTIIEGAGSQSEIEGRIGQIRRQIDETTSDYDREKLQERLAKLAGGVAVINVGAATETEMKEKKARVEDALHATRAAVEEGIVPGGGVVYLRGSGALDGLQVNGDEATGVSILRRALEEPLRHIAANAGAEGSVIIEHVKQKEGAVGYNANSGDYEDLMSAGVIDPAKVTRIALQNASSIASLLLTTETLVTDIPEKEPPPAPGGYGGGGMGGMGGMGGMM; this is encoded by the coding sequence GTGGCGAAGCAGTTGAAATTCAGGGATGAAGCCCGGCGCTCCGTGCTGAGCGGTGTGGAGACCCTGGCCAAGGCGGTGAAGGTCACGCTGGGTCCCAAGGGCCGGAACGTGGTGCTCGACAAGAAGTTCGGTTCGCCGACCGTCACGAAGGACGGCGTGTCGGTGGCCAAGGAAATCGAATTGCAGGACCCCTACGAGAACATGGGGGCCCAGATGGTCAAGGAAGTGGCTTCGAAGACCAGCGATATCGCCGGCGACGGGACCACGACGGCCACGGTGCTGGCCGAGGCCATCTACCGAGAGGGGCTGAAGAACGTGACCGCCGGTCACAATCCCATGGCCCTGAAGCGCGGCATCGAGAAGGCCGTGGCCGCGGTGGTGGACGAGATCGAGGGGATCAGCCAGCCGACGGCCGGCAAGACCGAGATCGCCCAGGTCGCGACGATTTCCGCCAACAACGACCCCGAGATCGGCGACCTGATCGCCAATGCCATGGAGAAGGTGGGCAAGGACGGGGTCATCACGGTGGAAGAGGCCAAAAGCATGGACACCATGCTCGACGTGGTCGAAGGCATGCAGTTTGACAAGGGGTACATTTCCCCTTATTTCGTGACGGACTCCGAGCGGATGGAGTGCAGCCTCGAAGATCCCTATATCCTGATCCACGAGAAGAAGATCAGCGCGATGAAGGACCTCCTGCCCATCCTCGAGAAGGTCGTGCAGCAGGGCAAGTCCATGCTGATCATCGCCGAGGACGTGGAAGGCGAGGCCCTGGCCACGCTGGTGGTCAACAAACTGCGCGGCACCATGCGCATCTCGGCCGTCAAGGCGCCGGGGTTCGGCGACCGCCGCAAGGCCATGCTGGAGGACATCGCGATCCTGACCGGCGGCCGGGTGATCACCGAGGACATCGGCATCAAGCTGGAAAACGTGACCTTCGAAGACCTGGGCCAGGCCAAGCGCGTGGTGATCGACAAGGACGAATCGACGATCATCGAAGGCGCCGGTTCCCAGTCCGAGATCGAAGGCCGTATCGGCCAGATCCGCCGCCAGATCGATGAGACGACGTCCGACTACGACCGCGAGAAACTGCAGGAACGCCTGGCCAAGCTGGCCGGCGGCGTGGCCGTGATCAACGTCGGTGCGGCGACCGAGACGGAAATGAAGGAGAAGAAGGCCCGCGTGGAAGATGCGCTGCATGCGACGCGCGCGGCCGTGGAAGAGGGCATCGTGCCCGGCGGCGGTGTCGTGTACCTGCGGGGTTCCGGTGCGCTGGACGGGCTGCAGGTCAACGGCGACGAAGCCACCGGAGTGAGCATTCTGCGAAGGGCCCTGGAAGAGCCGCTGCGCCACATCGCGGCCAATGCCGGCGCGGAGGGTTCGGTCATCATCGAGCACGTGAAGCAGAAGGAAGGCGCCGTGGGTTACAACGCGAATTCGGGCGACTATGAAGACCTCATGTCGGCCGGCGTGATCGACCCGGCGAAGGTGACGCGCATTGCGTTGCAGAACGCTTCCAGCATCGCGTCCCTCCTGCTGACCACCGAGACCCTGGTGACGGACATTCCCGAGAAGGAGCCACCTCCCGCGCCGGGCGGTTACGGCGGAGGCGGCATGGGCGGCATGGGCGGCATGGGCGGCATGATGTAG